TGCGGTCCGGTGGACGAACCGCATACCAGACGCTGAACGCCGCAAAACCGGTGGCGAGCAGATGCACCACCGACTCCATGGCATCCGAAAGGATGGCCGCGCTGCCCGTGATGTACCACGCGCCCAGCTTGCCGACCAGCATGACCACAGCGACAGCCACACTCGCCGCCATGACGGGACGCTGCAGGTCCCTTGGCGGCTTCTCGCTGAGATGTTCATGAGTCGTGTGCACATCGGGGTTAACTTGCAAAGCCCGCTCAGGCCCCCACCCCCGGAAATTCTTGGCTGAAGACGCATGCGACGACTGGAGCACATCGGCATCGCTGTAGCCGAAGCCGACGCCACCCTCGATATCCTCAAACGCGTGCTGGGCACGGAGCGCTACAAGCAGGAGACCGTGGAGGCTGAAGGGGTAGCCACACACTTCCTGCTGGCCGGCAGCACCAAGCTGGAACTGCTGGAGTCTCTGGGTTCCGATTCACCCATTGCCGGCTTCCTGGAAAAACGTGGCCCGGGTGTGCATCATCTGGCATTCGAGGTGGATGATCTCGATGCCGAGGCCGAGCGCCTCAAAGCGGACGGATTCACCCTGCTGGGCACCGTGCGGCCGGGGGCGGACGGAAAGCGCATCGTCTTTCTGCATCCTCGAGAAACTGGCAGAATCCTGATCGAACTGTGCGAACAGGCCACCTGGCCGAATCAGGCCTCGGAGACCGGCCCGGTCGTGGTGGTACCGGACACATCGGAAAACGCCGCTCTGGCGCATGCGCTCGCAGCGCGCTGTCGCGTACAGCGTTCGGGTCCGGCGCCATGGGCATCGGTACATCCCCCTGCCGACCTGGCCGGTTCCGGGGTGTGCATCCTAATGGACGATGGGGTCGGGGCCCCCGCGAGCGCCTCACTCACCATCGGCCTAGGCGTCGCCGGGGACGTGCAGATTCCGAAGCTGCTCTGGAAAGGACTGCCGGACCCGTGGGGCGTGGTGGCAGACCTGGTCATTCAGCACCTAGCGACCGAACGTGCGGCGTAGCCCAGGCTCCAGCAATCCACCGTCGTAGCCGAGCAGGAAGACGGCCACGCCGCCCAGTCCGCGCTCACGGACAAACCGGTACTTCGCGTCGAGGCTGCGATCATCCTCGTACCAACCCTGATACCAGCCGTCGGCGCCCTGGTAGGTGTAGTACGGCGAGTCGGTCGTCGGATCCCGCATCACGCCGTGCGTACGGCCACGGTCCAGAGCCGAAATCCGGATGAGCGGAAGCAGGTCCGGCGAAACGGTGGCATAGGTGATCGGCACACCCTCCCCTCGCGTTGAGGCTCCCGAAGCAGGACCTGTGACCGGCCACTCATACCCGAAATAGGGCACCGCCATTACGATGTCCGCCGGGTCAACGCCGAGAGCAGCGTAGCGGGCTGTGATGCCCTCCCAGGATGCACCATTCCATCCCCGCACCGGAGCTACCGGACCGGCCGTTGGAGCGGTCAGCCAGTGCATGTCGTAGCCCTGAACCACCAGATAGTCTGCCGCATCCGCCAAGGCCACCTCGTCGTACGCCTCGCCGTGATCGAACCCGGGCAGGAAGACGGTCAACTCGGCATCCGGCCGCCAGTCCTTAAGCCGAGCCCGCAGTCGGCGCACCAGTTGCGTAAATCCGGCCCGTGCGGCCGGTGTGGAAGCCTCGAAGACCTCAAAATTGAGGTGGGCGCCGTCCGCATCGCCCGCGCGAACCATTTCCATGACCGTTTCCTCAAGGCGCCCCCGGGCATCCGCACTCCCGAGCACGGACGAAAACACGACCGGGTCGAGGATTGCAAACGTCGGCGCAACCTTGCCCCCGGCCCCATGAACCGCCTGAATCATGGGCTGCCAGGCATCGGGCCAGCCATGCCGTTCATGCACAGCGCCAGTGCCGTCAACCGAGAACTCGAAGAACAGCAGCTTGTCGTACAACTCGAGGTCGTAGTCCTTCCAGCTGTCCTGCATCCACCACGCGTGGTAACCCAAAACTCGCGGCTGCGCGGACACCGCGCTGCTCAGCACGGCCAGAACCCCAAGCAGGGGCAGGAATCGCCTCACGGGGAGACGCCGGTCTGCAACTGCTCGCGAGCCGCCGTCAGGGTGACCAGGAGTTCGCGATCGCCGTAGGCCAGCGGAAAGATGGCCACACCGGCCAGCCCCTCGCCGGAGGCAAACAGGTATTTCTGGGCGATGGACTCGGCGTCTTCGAACCATCCCTGGTGCCAGTCCCCGATGCTGTCCCGGTAGGCGTAGTACGGGGAGCCGGACTCGGCGTCACGCAGTTTTCCGTATTCCGCAGCACGATCCCGCGCGCTCGGAATGCCCTCAGGGCCTTTCCCGTAAGCGAGGATCGTGCCCGGGCCCGTCGTGCGCGCTCCCGGCAGGTAGTCCATCGTCGGCCACTCGTAGCCGAAGTAGGGCACGGTAAAGAGCATCTTCTCTGGATCGACTCCGAATCCCAGGAAACGGGTCAGGATGCCGTTCCAGTTGCGACCTGCCCAACCGCTGATGGGAGCCACGGGGCCGGCCTGGTCACCGTGTTGCCAGTGCAGGTCGTAGGCCTGCACGATGAGTTTGTCGAGATGGGGTGCGATGGCGGCTTCGTCCAGCACATCCGCCGGATCTTCCGCGAGCATGTACATGGTGAGTTGTGTGTCCTCGCGACGTTCGCGCATCTCGGCGCGGGCTTCGGCCACCAGATCAGTGACCGCCTGCCGGATCTCCGGATCCACGCGCTCGAACATCTCGAAGTCCAGGTGCACGCCGTCGGCAGAAACGTCGGTTGCGAGGTTGACGATCTCCTCTTTCAGTGCCGCTACGGCCGCAGTGTCCGAGAACACGGCGCGATACGTGTCGGGATCCAGGATCGTAACGCTCGGAATGACTTCGGTATCGGTCGCTCTGGCGGTCGCGATCAGGGCCTGCCAGCCTTCCGGCCACGCGCGGTCATTCTCAATGCGACCATCCTTTCCGATCTCCAGGGAGAAGAAGTAGATGCCGTCCAGGGCATTGAAGTCGTAGTCGCGCCAGGCCTCGCCAGACCACCAGGCATGGTACCCCACGACCTCGAGGCGCTGCGGGTCGGAGTCGGGATTGCCCTCACCGAGCACGTCGGGTTCGGTGATCGTCTGGCATGAAACGCCAAGCACGAGAAACGGCACGAAAAACAGGAGATGTCGCATGGGAAACGGTCTGCGCGATTCCTGTTGGTTTCGGCCTTTTGGGGCATGGTCTTAAAGGGTAGTTGGGGGTGATATGCCGGGCCCGTTGGGGTCGCGGTACAGATTTTTTTGCGGCATCGCGTTACACATTGGCTGGCATGGTCCTCTAGTGGGCATGGAACTCACCCCACCTCTCTCTCATCATGCGACTGACCATCCCCGCAATGGCCGCTCTTGCAGTGGCGGCAGCCGGCTGTGATTTCAACGGCCCGACCCAGGAACCCCTCTCCAAGCTCCGACACGCACACTTGCTGGAAGACGCCCGGCAGTCCGGCCGCACTGCGGGGAAGCGCGACAACGCCCTCGGACTCATCGTCTCCATGAAGCCCGGGGCCGTCGTGCGTCGCTACCGGGTGCTGGAACGGTACAAAGTGCTTGAGCGCTATCAGACAAGCGCACGATTCGAGTATCAGGAAGCATTCTCCGGATTCGCACTCACGATTGAAGACACCACAGGCGGTACCGACTTCTCGGCCATCCTTCGGGCCCTGCAAGACGATGCAGACATTGCCTGGATGGAGCCGGATTTCGACGTCGAGTCGGTTCCTTCCCTGCCCGAGCATTCACACGCGGGCCAACGCATTCCCTGGAGTGTGGCGATGGCCGGAGGCCAGGAGAGCAGCGCAATCTCGGGCGATGGGCAGGGTGCTGTCCCTGTGCCCGTCTACGTGCTGGACACCGGTATCAGCAACCCGGACCTTAACGTGGTTGAGGCGCTCGACTTTCGTGGCGACCTCATAGCTGATCCGGCCGACCATGACGGCCACGGGACACATGTCGCCGGCATTCTGGCCGCCGTCGATGACGCCGACGGCCTCGTGGGCATCGCACCCGGCGCGCTGGTTCACAACTACAAGGTGCTCGGAGATGACGGGACCGCGGATGTGTCGGTCGTTATTGCTGCTGTAGAGCACCTGATAGACCTGCGCCGGACTGATCCGGACCGGCCGATGGTGGTGAACCTTTCCCTGGGCGAATACATCGGCAGCGAAAGCCCCACCGCCCTTGACGAAGCCGTGGCGACGCTCGCCGCCGCCGGAGCCGTCGTTGTGGTCGCGGCCGGAAATCAGGCAGTCGACGCCTCCCACGTCACTCCGGCGCACGTGGCCGATGTCATCACCGTAGGCGCCCACGACGCTGACGGCGTCCTGGCCCCCTACTCCAACTTCGGCTCCGTGATCGATCTGCTGGCGCCGGGCACCGGCATTGTGTCACTGGCACCATCAGTTTCCGATTCCGGAGCACCGGCCCGCATGACGGGCACCTCGATGGCCGCGCCTCACGTGGCGGGTGCGGCCGCCCTGTATCTGTGGGCGAACCCCCGGGCGACGCCATCGGAGGTACGCAGTGCGCTGGTCGCCGCGGCTCGACCCGGAATCCGGGTCCACGGCGGTACCACGGATCGGGCCCTCTATGTCGCCGATTTCTGAAGCAGGTCGTCTATGGCGGCCAGGGCCGTGGCGAGCCGCTCTTCAAGCGGGCCGCTGAGCTCGACGACGCAGGCGTCGAACTCAGCGAGCAGGGCCTCCATGCGCGCCTGGATCCGGAGCCGGTCCTGCGCGGACCCGCGCTGGACTGGCTCCGGATCAAACGCGAAGTCCGGCTTGCAGACGAGGTACAGGTCGGCGAGGCCCCGGCTGGCTGCGGAACGCAGCCAGCCGGGGCTGGTGGCGTGGTAGTGCTCCGCATAGGCAAGTGTGGCCAGCAGGTCCGTATCGAGCAGTAGCACGGGGGTGTCCGGAGCGGTCCGGACGGCTGCCAGATGACGCGCCGCGATGGGCGCCACATCAAACCGACTCAGCGGCCGGCCCACGGCTTCAACATGCTTTCGCGCTGCCTCTGCCACCCAGGGCCAGCCCCGCTCTGCCGACAGCGCACGTACGAGCGTGGTCTTCCCGGTGCTCTCTGCGCCCATCGCCACAACCTGGAGCCTTCGTTCCGTATGGAGTCCGGCTTTGCTATCATCCCGCTGAACAGTCACAGGCGTAATGCTCAATTACATCTGGGGTGGGCTGATCGGATTCAGTTTCCTGTTCGCCATTGTCAGCGACTTCTCGGACGTGGCACGGGACACCTTCCGCAACGGTGAGCCCATTCCCCTGCACATCACCTTTCCTCAAGGGTACGACGAAGCTGCGCGAAGCGTGCCCGTCGAGGTCCGATTCCGTGACTTTGCGGGCGCCTATGGCGTCGAAGCGGAGGATCCGGGCAGCTTTGAAGGGACCCTCATCCAGGCGCGCGAAGGCCGTGAAATCCGCTTTGCCGAGGACGCCACGCTTCCCGAACCGCTTGCCACCATCCGGCAGTACACCTCGCCAAGAGACAACGACCTCCGCGGTCCCATAACGCTGGGCGATGTCGGCGGCGGCGAAGTCACCGGCACCGTGCGCTTCCGGGCTGTGCGCTTCACCAAGATGCAGGCCATCGCGGGTGCTGCTTTCGACATGGCCGAGACCGCCGTGAACCTCGCGCTGGGCCTCATCGGTGTCATGGCGCTTTGGATGGGTCTGATACAGATTGCCGAGAAGTCAGGCATGCTCAACATGGTGGTGCGCGCCACGCAGCCTGCCCTGAAAAGGCTCTTCCCGGACATTCCGGAGGGGCATCCCGCATTTGCGATGATTGTGCTGAATCTCTCAGCCAACATGCTCGGTCTGGCCAACGCGGCCACTCCATTGGGCATCAAGGCGATGGAGAGCCTGCAGGAGTTGAACCCGGAGAAGGACACGGCAACAGACAGCATGGTCATGCTGCTGGCCATGAACACGGCCAGCGTTCAGATCGTGCCCCCGGTGCTGCTCGTGGCCATCATGGGGCTGCAAATCAATCAACTGATCTTTGCCATTCTCATTGTAACCGGGATGTCGCTGATCGTGGCCATCACTGCAGCCAAGCTGCTCGGCAAACGCAAGAAACACCGTGAAACCAATCCGATGAGGCACGCCTGATGGATACCATTCGTGCGTTCATAGAGGTCTTCTCGGTCTTCGTTCTGCCGCTGCTGATCGTCGGCTTCCCGCTGTACGGCCTTTACAAGAAGGTGCCCGTCTACGAGGAGTTCGTCGAGGGAGCCAAGGGCGGCTTTGAGGTCGCAGTCACCATTATCCCGTATCTGGTCGCGATTCTGTTCGCCATCGCCATGTTTCGCGCCTCAGGAGCCATGGACTTCATGATCGATGGGCTCCGTGGCGTCCTCGGACTCATTGGTGTGCCGTCCGAGGTGCTGCCCATGATGATTCTCCGACCATTGACCGGATCCGGATCCGCCGCGATCGTGCTGGACATGATCCAGCAGTACGGTCAGGACTCCATTCTGGTCAAGATGGCGGCCACCATGTTCGGCTCCACCGAAACCACGTTCTACGTGATTGCCGTTTACTTCGGAGCAGTCAATGTCAAGAAGACCCGGCACGCTCTGTCGGCCGGCCTCATCGCCGACATCTTCGCGCTCTTCATGGCGGTGTACGTGGTGCGGCTGCTTTTCGGCTAGCCCGAAGCCAATAAAAAAGGCGGGGCACCACCAGGGCGCCCCGCCTTTCACCGGTCAAAAGCCGGCTGCGAGCCTAGGCCTCGACGACGCAGTTCTCGCCGAAGTACTCGTTGGCCACGTAGGAGTCGGCCTGCTCATCGTTGAGCCACTTGTCGCCGTCCACTACATAACGAAACTGGAAGGTGTCGCCCGGCTTGACGGAAACGCCTTTGGTCCAGACGCCCTTCTTCTTGTCGAGCTTCATGGTTCCCTTCTCGGCGTTCCAGTCGTTGAACTCGCCCACGACGGCGGCGCTGTCAGCGGCCACGTCTGCCGGGAGTTCGAAGGTCACGCGGACCGACTTGCCTTTCGGGCTGATTTTCTTGGAGATCATTGTATTGCTTAAGGAAGCTTCTTTTGCTGAGTTGGAGAAGTGCGGGAGTGATTTCCCCGACACTTGATGCTGAAATCACGCATCGACCAGCCGGATCCTCTTCCCAAATGGAAAAGCGCTTTCGCAACAAAAGCTTAACATCAAGCGCGCGCCGCCTCCATAAAGCGCTGCGGTGTACGGTGTTAAGCGGGTTTTCCGGACGCCGTCATGACCGCCAGTCGCATGGCCTCCCACTGAAGTCGAACCGCCGTGGACAGTGGCAAGGCCGCTACGGAAAGGGAGCCCAGCACGTCCTCCGCGGCCTCTCCGGCTGCCAGTCTTGCTCGTAGTTCTGGCTTCTGCCGGTTGAACTCCAGGTAGGCCTCCGGCACACCCGCTCGGAATGAGCCTCCGACCAGAAACAGCGGAAGTTCCGTAACCACACAGAGCGGGTCACCTCCGAGGGAGCGGGCGTATTCCATGGAACTGTCCCTGAAGCGGGCCGCCGTCTCCGGCTCTCCCCGACTTTCAAAGTAGGTGCGCATGGCCGCACCCTCCGGGGTGGTGGTATAGCCCGGCTCGATCTGAAAGAAGCCCTTTTCGCCCATGCGATTGTGATCGTGCATGCGCAGTCCCTGCGACGCCGAGGCCGCCCGAAACCCGTCTCGAAGCACCGCGGCGCGCCATCCCCAATAGCGATCGATGAGCAGCATGGCTCCGTCGGAGAATCCCATGCCGTGCAGGGACATGTGCAGGTTCAGGGGCGCCGCATACCGCATCGCCCGTGCGACGACCCTGTTCTCAGGGCGCAGGTCAGGGTATCCGAATTCTATGTCCCGGCCTGGCAACTCCCGCACGGCGTGCATCAGGTACCCGGCGAGGTCGGGCCAGCGGCGTATCCAGGACTGATTGCGGGCCTCCCCGTCGGGGTTTACCTGCGGAATGACGGTCAATGACCAGGCACCCAGTAGCTCGGACCAGGCATCGGGACGCCGCTCGACATCCATGAGGAGGGCGAGCAAGGTCTCGGGACCAACCGGCTCGTCGGCATGTGAACCTGCGATTATGGTGGCCCGAAGAGGGCCCTGGCCAAGACGAACGCCGATGACATCCCGGCCCTCTTCTGACTCGCCAAGCTTCCTGGTGGTGAACTCCGAGCAGCCCGTCAGCAGTTCGGTGCGACGTGCCGGCGTAGTGAAGCGGGTCGGATAGTGGTCGAGGGTCGGCAGCACGGTTGGTGAGGTTTCTGTCAGATGGGGGGCCAGCGCTGGAGCGCACACGCCCTGCGTCTATCTTGAGGTTCGGTCAAGCAGAAAATCGTCATGCGCGTAGCGTTCTGCACCAGTGAGACGGTGCCTTTTGCCAAAACGGGTGGGCTCGCGGACGTAAGCGGCGCCCTGCCTGCGGCCCTGGCCCAGCTCGATTGCGAGGTCAAACTCTTCATGCCGCTGTACGACTCGATCAAGGTCGACGACTACGGGTTCGTATTCGCGAGCGATCTGTATGAGCTACCGGTACCGGTGGCGGGCCGCATGCAGCCGGTAAATGTGTTCTACGGGCACATCCCGGACACGTCGGTCGAGGTGTACCTGATCGACTGCCCGCGGTACTACCACCGGGGCTCGCTCTACACGAACGATCCCGACGAGGACGAGCGCTTCATCGTGCTGCAGCAGGCAGCCTTCCAGATCATGCAGCGTTACGCGTGGTCGCCTGACATCCTGCACTGCAATGACTGGCAGTCGGCGTTGATGCCGGTCATGCTGAAGCGCAGTTATGACTGGGACGCCCTGTTCAGGCCGACGGCCTCGGTGCTCTCGATACACAACATTGGCTACCAGGGGCTCTTTTCGGATTCAGCCATCGACAAGGCCGGATTGCCCAGGGATGGCTGGTTTCCAGGAGGGCCCTACGAAAACCACGGCGCATTTTCCTTCCTGAAGTCCGGTCTGGTGTACGCGGACATCATCAGTACCGTCTCCGAAACCTACGCTCACGAAATCCAGACACCCCAGTACGGTGCGGGGCTCGACGGCGTGCTTCGCAGCAGGGGCAGTGACCTGTACGGCATTCTGAACGGCATCGACCCGGAAGTCTGGAATCCGGCCACCGACCCCTACATCGCCGCGAACTACGACGCGGAGAGCCTGGACGACAAGGTCAAGAACAAGCAGGCACTGCTGAAGGAGTTCGGATTGCCGTTCGATGCCGCGACACCGGTCTTCGGCATTGTATCACGCTTCGCCGAGCAGAAGGGCTTTGACCTGCTGCAGCCGATCCTCGAGCCGCTTCTGCGCTCGGAGAAGATGCAACTGGTGGTGCTTGGAAGCGGGTCTTCGCAGATCGAGGACTTCTTCAGTTGGGCGAAGGCGGCCTTCCCGACACAGGTCGGCGTGTACGTGGGGTACAACGAAGGTCTCGCGCACCGCGTAGAGGCCGGCTCGGACTGTTTCCTGATGCCGAGTCATTACGAACCGTGTGGCCTGAATCAGATGTATTCCCTGGCCTACGGCACCGTGCCGGTGGTGCGTCACACCGGAGGCCTGGCGGACACGGTGAGGGACTGGCACGAAATGGGCGGCCAGGGCAACGGCTTCTCGTTCTACGATCCTTCCCCGTACGCGCTAATGACAACCATCAAGCGCGCCATCAACCTGTTCTCCGACCAGGATGCCTGGAGGGAGATGCAGCTGAGAGGCATGTCCACCGACTTCTCCTGGGACCGCTCAGCCCGTCGCTATCTGGACATTTACTGGAGGGCCATCCACAAACGTCGAGGCGAGTAACCCGGACGGGCTCGGCGGGTCACTCCAGGCTCTGCATCTGCTTCTCGCTTTCCAGGGGAGGCGCGACGGCCAGGAAGTCCTGCGCAAAGCGCTGCGAGTAACTCTCCAGCAGTTCGTCCACGCGATCCTGCGATTCGGACCGCACGATCAAACCCGCGTGCTGCTTCTTGTTCATGCGCCAGACGATCTCCTGATCGTCGTAGTGCGCGGTGTCCGGTCGTTCGTCACGGGCAAGACAGACCAGTAGCCCTGCGGAGCGCTTGGCCGGTTTCGGTGCCTCATAGTCCACCTTCAGTATGTTGGCGAGCTCCACACGCGCCCATTCCTCCCAGAGGTTGACGTCGGTCGCATGCTCCACCAGCAGGTCGATGTGCGCGCCTCCGACACGGGCGGCCACTTCCAGGAAGTAGAACGTGCCGTCCTCTCCCTTGATGAACTCGGCATGGGTTGCGCCACGGACCATGCCGAATTCCTTGATAAGCTTGCGGTTGGCTTTCAGCAACGCCTTGCCGTCCGCAGACGATGACGGAACGGTCTTGGTCACGAACACGCCGCCGCCCTGGTAGACTTCCAGCGGAGGCCTGCCGTACTTCGAAACCGCCGCGAACTGCACCTTACTTTCGGAAGTCACGGCGTCGACGTGAAAGACATCGCCGCGCACGAAGGCTTCCATCAGATAGCCTGAGGCCGCATCGCCCAATTCTTCGAGCACAGGCCATAGCTCATCAGGCGCGTTGATCTTCCGGATTCCCATCGCGGAGGCCTCGGTGCGCGGCTTCAGCAGCCATGGACCCGGCGTCTGCTCCATGAATCGCGCTACATCGCCGTGGTTAAACACGGCCGTGAATGGAGGTACCGGAATGCCGGAGTCGCGCGCCTCCACCCGCATGGCGAGCTTGTCCCTGAAGTGCCTGCCCGTGGTTTCGCCCAGCCCCGGTATGCGCAAATACTCGCGCAGCTGGGCGGCCGTCACGGTATCGTATTCGTCCATGGCGATGATGCGATCGATCTTCCGGTCCCGCATCAGATAGGCCACCGCGTTCATGATGTCCGGCTGCTTGTGGATGTCGGGCATCAGAAACTTCTCGTCGATGGCCTCATCCGGCCACGGCTCATCGGCCAGTTTTTCCAGCGTCACCAGGATGACGTGCGCGCCCCGGGCCTTGGCTGCGCGCATGAGCCGGGCGCCCTTGAAATAGGACGCGATGCAGAGAATGGTGGGAGTATGCATGGAAGCGGAGTCGAGGGTTTGGCATATTCAACGACCGGGCCTCCGCGCGTTTCCCGGGCATCCTGAAGATTCTCCGGTCGAACGCCGAATAATCCCCGAATCTCTCCCTCCCCGCTGGCCTTTCCCTCCCCCAATCGTCGCGTATTGGATCAAGCAGCGCTCCCACGGGGCGCCTGTTCAGTCCCTCTCCGGCTCAGCCGCACTGATTCGCAATGAAGCATCTGATTACGCTCGTCGCATTTTTTGGCCTCGTCAGCACGGCAGCAGGGCAGGTTCCGGCGCTGTACTCCGTCGACTCCGGCACCAGCCAGATCTATCAACTGAATCCCTGGGATGGCAGCGTGATCGGCTCTCCGATTGCGACCCCGGTGCCCACATACACTCCCGGAGGAGGTCCTGGGCCGGAGGGCCTGGCGTTTGACGGCGTCTATCTCTACTTCGTCAGCGGCAACGTTTCCGAAACCGGTGGCCCATACACGGCCGTGGACAACAGGACGATTCACCGCATCAACGCCAGCACGGGTGTCGTGGACGCGACCAAGACACTTCCGGCACCTGCCGGCACGCCGGGCGCCATGAACCACGCTATTGACGCGCTGGCGACCGATGGAACAACGCTGTGGGCCCATCGGCCGTACGACAATGTGGTCTTCGAGATCAGCCTGGCCAGCTTCACCAGTGCCTCGACCCCGCCGTCGTTTACGGTAAACGTTACCAGTTCGCTGGGAGGCATGGGGTTCAACCCGTATGACGGTTTCCTGTACCTCTCCGAGCCGGCTTCTTCCAAGCGGGTCCTCAGGGTTCACGCGACGGGCGCTTCCAAGGGGAACGTGCACTCATCCTTCGACATGCCGAGTGACGGCATCCTGGGCATCGACTTTGTGCACAACAAGCTGTTCGTCAATCAGCCGACGGAGATCGTCGATGTAAGCCCGACCAGCGGCACCACGGCGCTCGAGCTGAATCGCTTCGGGGGTCCGGGAGCCATGCCGCTGATTTCCGCCTTGGCCGGGGGCCCGGGATCCAGCTGGGTCTGCCGGACCGACGTGCTGTACTCGGTGAACAGCTTGCGGTCGAGCATTTCGGTGTACGATCCCAACGTGGGAACCATCCTGCACGAGTACCTGGCCCCGATCGCCACGCAGCCCCCGGGCGGCAGTTTCGGCGGACCCGAGGGCCTCGCGTTTGACGGAACCAAGCTGAGCTACATCAGCGGCGATCATCCGAGCACTCCGGACGTGGTCTACAAAGTGGACCCATGCACCGGCGCGGTACTGGACGCGGCGACGCCACCCTGGCCTTCAGTTCCCGTCACCTCGCCCCCCACGGACCCCACGATTGACGCACTTGCGAACGGCACGCTCGGCGGAGTCGACATGTTGTTCGCGCTTCGTCCGGCCACGAATGAGATCTACCATTTTGACAACGCGACGGGATCGCTGGTCGGTACGACTACCCTGACGGTCAATGGAATCGGCGGCCTTGGTTTCTCCAACGCTCGGCAGACCTTTTTCGTCTCCGACTTCAACGCAAGCCCGAACACGGTCTTCGAGATCAACCCCGCCTCCGGAGCGCCGATAGCTACGCAC
The sequence above is a segment of the Rhodothermales bacterium genome. Coding sequences within it:
- the mce gene encoding methylmalonyl-CoA epimerase, yielding MRRLEHIGIAVAEADATLDILKRVLGTERYKQETVEAEGVATHFLLAGSTKLELLESLGSDSPIAGFLEKRGPGVHHLAFEVDDLDAEAERLKADGFTLLGTVRPGADGKRIVFLHPRETGRILIELCEQATWPNQASETGPVVVVPDTSENAALAHALAARCRVQRSGPAPWASVHPPADLAGSGVCILMDDGVGAPASASLTIGLGVAGDVQIPKLLWKGLPDPWGVVADLVIQHLATERAA
- a CDS encoding S8 family serine peptidase translates to MRLTIPAMAALAVAAAGCDFNGPTQEPLSKLRHAHLLEDARQSGRTAGKRDNALGLIVSMKPGAVVRRYRVLERYKVLERYQTSARFEYQEAFSGFALTIEDTTGGTDFSAILRALQDDADIAWMEPDFDVESVPSLPEHSHAGQRIPWSVAMAGGQESSAISGDGQGAVPVPVYVLDTGISNPDLNVVEALDFRGDLIADPADHDGHGTHVAGILAAVDDADGLVGIAPGALVHNYKVLGDDGTADVSVVIAAVEHLIDLRRTDPDRPMVVNLSLGEYIGSESPTALDEAVATLAAAGAVVVVAAGNQAVDASHVTPAHVADVITVGAHDADGVLAPYSNFGSVIDLLAPGTGIVSLAPSVSDSGAPARMTGTSMAAPHVAGAAALYLWANPRATPSEVRSALVAAARPGIRVHGGTTDRALYVADF
- a CDS encoding ATP-binding protein; amino-acid sequence: MGAESTGKTTLVRALSAERGWPWVAEAARKHVEAVGRPLSRFDVAPIAARHLAAVRTAPDTPVLLLDTDLLATLAYAEHYHATSPGWLRSAASRGLADLYLVCKPDFAFDPEPVQRGSAQDRLRIQARMEALLAEFDACVVELSGPLEERLATALAAIDDLLQKSAT
- a CDS encoding spore maturation protein is translated as MDTIRAFIEVFSVFVLPLLIVGFPLYGLYKKVPVYEEFVEGAKGGFEVAVTIIPYLVAILFAIAMFRASGAMDFMIDGLRGVLGLIGVPSEVLPMMILRPLTGSGSAAIVLDMIQQYGQDSILVKMAATMFGSTETTFYVIAVYFGAVNVKKTRHALSAGLIADIFALFMAVYVVRLLFG
- a CDS encoding isoamylase early set domain-containing protein gives rise to the protein MISKKISPKGKSVRVTFELPADVAADSAAVVGEFNDWNAEKGTMKLDKKKGVWTKGVSVKPGDTFQFRYVVDGDKWLNDEQADSYVANEYFGENCVVEA
- the glgA gene encoding glycogen synthase GlgA; the encoded protein is MRVAFCTSETVPFAKTGGLADVSGALPAALAQLDCEVKLFMPLYDSIKVDDYGFVFASDLYELPVPVAGRMQPVNVFYGHIPDTSVEVYLIDCPRYYHRGSLYTNDPDEDERFIVLQQAAFQIMQRYAWSPDILHCNDWQSALMPVMLKRSYDWDALFRPTASVLSIHNIGYQGLFSDSAIDKAGLPRDGWFPGGPYENHGAFSFLKSGLVYADIISTVSETYAHEIQTPQYGAGLDGVLRSRGSDLYGILNGIDPEVWNPATDPYIAANYDAESLDDKVKNKQALLKEFGLPFDAATPVFGIVSRFAEQKGFDLLQPILEPLLRSEKMQLVVLGSGSSQIEDFFSWAKAAFPTQVGVYVGYNEGLAHRVEAGSDCFLMPSHYEPCGLNQMYSLAYGTVPVVRHTGGLADTVRDWHEMGGQGNGFSFYDPSPYALMTTIKRAINLFSDQDAWREMQLRGMSTDFSWDRSARRYLDIYWRAIHKRRGE